The genomic window ttttgtgtgtcgaagccttgttttgtcaaattcagtcacatatagagaATCAGCAAAAACTTTCCCCCTCAAAatgtttaggctatacggtagtaTACCACACATGTAGCTATGCCTTGTCTTGCATATTAGAGACACGTATAGCTAACTggtctatttatttattaaggctttgcaGCACAGGTGCTGAAGgcctgtaagacacctggtcctatacaaCCTGTCTGTAAAAATGTTATAAAGTATGTTTGGAAAAAGTGCTAGTTTTGGTGGTCCATTTAATAGTATAACTTTGGTTTGAACTTTTGTTACATTTACTGTCTTTGTATAACCTTACCTCTCTGTTAATGTTCTTACACAGGTCTTCTGCTGGTGCAGTTTAAGAATAACctgcactacaggataaactacataatctgTGTAGCCAACCATGATTTTGATTACTAATCGAATACAGAGTAATTTGGACAAGTCTTTATGGGAACTTGTAgctataaaatttttgtggtgcctaattatCTGGATAGTGTAGTAGAGGCCACACACCATAGGTAACCCATGCTCAATAACATCACTTATCTGGTTCACACAGTACAATAACCAATCTTGCTCCACCACTTGGTCTGGTCTTGTGCATTAAAACTAAATTTTAGAAAACTCCTTAAATAAGGtcacctccatataaaggacatatttcatttccccaatggtgtctgtcttagaggggttccactgtatataccgTATAATGGGAATGATTCGCGGAAGAAAACATTTGCGAATTTTGCGATTTTAGGTGCattcgcgaatgttttcttGCTATATTTttcctacaattaaaaaaaGTTTTTTCATGGATCAGTTTATGTAACATTCATGTATCGAGTGCATAAGTGGGTAGCTACTCACCTTGCTACTCGCTAAACTGTTATATATGTGCCGTAACGGTATAGCCAGTGAGGCGCAGGACCGTGTCATGTGATTCGAACAGAGATGCAAACTTCagtgacagtgaaaaaatcagtgctactaaatggggCAAGTATAATAGCAGCCCAGCAATTCACTGTGCCGGAAATGGCTTGTCTTAGCCTCAGTTTTAGTGCCGCCCCAAGGCTATAGGTGTGCCATCGTCTGCGCTCATTACCGTGAATGCCTACTTCTCCAGCGAAACAGCGATCATACATGGCTACTAGTATGCGTAGTACGCAACATGTCAGAGTCAGCCATATAGTCAAGCATTCCCTAGCTATCCATAGAAAAAAATATTAATTCGTTGTGGGCGCGCGCCCAATTATTaattactttatgcaataaTCGCAAATGTTTTCTCGCGAATGAGGAAATAGTAGATCATTCGCAAATGTTTTCTTCCGTGAATCTTTCCCATTATACAGTATGTCTCATTGTGAATGGTATCAATTTCTAAAGCACTTTTTGTGGTTAAGTCTGGATATAAATGGTAAGAAAACAAAACTTTTAGTCCAGtgatccagtccagtgaatggatacaccttTTCTGTACATTCTTCAATTTCATTTTTAATGCTTCTCTTTTATAGTAACAAAAGGATGAAACTAGCTTTATCAATTAGCCAAAGTATAGGGATTACAATGTGCCTGATTTTAGCAACTACCTATGTAATCTTGTTCAACTTGTTTCCTTAGTTTTGTTGCATGGATCAGCTATAAcaattttgagcttgtttccttactttttataccATGTGTATTATATCAAACCCTActtctttttaaaaatttattttatgtccagctagctagctatattactgTAACACTTTGTTTTGCATGTAGTCCATTTTGTTCTAGCTTTTTCTTTGTCAAAAGCACAtaccactggtgattttgtacTGTGGCTGTGTGATGCTTTTGTTTGCTTCTTCTATTGGACTATCCTGATCTGCATAATGCAAAATTTGCAGAGTATCTAACTTCTTTGATAACCGATGCACAAATGTATAAAATATATGGATGCAATCAGTAGATTCTGTCAGGGGGCTAAAAACAGTATTATAACTCTTAACCCCGCAGCTGTTTTAAAAATGCAAGtactgaaaatgcataatccagaaaactagcaagccttttaaacaaacTCCTAAAGTACAAGAACTGCTAAATCTGTATAAAAACTACAAACACCATGTTATTCACTGTTAAATGGTGCTATCCGTCATCACATCCTGCCATCCTAGAACTTCACTCTATGCCTTTAAAATACAAAAGAACTATCTTTTTGTCTTCTTCCTTTGCATATCGATACAGAAAAGGCCATAGCTCATTGTATCATTCTCTGGGCATCATCTTGTTCATCACATGATGGTGATTCAGTTGATATACAAATATCACATGATTGACAAAATGGCTGACAATAACACTAAAGATATGGACGCGAAAGGAAACAAAATGCATTAATACTTTGTAGCAGGTGAGTTTCTTGTTGTTTGTTAAAAGTTCATAAAGGGTAGGCCTTCGCAAGTAAGAAAATCTCTATTTTCTAAGAGATTGGATAAACGCTTTGCAAGATAAGCATGTTTAAAACCATGTATGTAAAGTGACAAAAGTATTGTGCTTTTTTTCGTTTATGAtatatcaaatccagtttttttggattatgcaggtttaagggatAAAGTGGGAGGAAGGTCAAGAAACTAAATCAAGGTAGAATAAGGTAGCAAATGAGTAGCAATTACTGTAAAATAAAGCACAATAGTTGCTGTACATAGCTACTGGGCATAAGTGGGCACTATCCCTCCACTCTTAAAAGTGAGGGGACTGTTGCCCACCCATCCTGCACTCTGTTCTGTATTTATATTCTAACTCACCTCTTAAATATAAAGGTTCAGTTACCCCTTATATGTATGCATTTCTTTTGATGCTTAGCTAAAGTGAAGAGGATACAATATATGAACTCCCTCAGTTTGGTGCAAGGAAGAATCTACTCAGTAAATAGATCAACTGTCTATGAAGATGTCATGACATTGTATCTCACCGAAACTAACATAACAAACACGCATCCAGTCCAAATCAAATTTATTGATGAAAATGCAATTGACTTGGGAGGTGTCACTAGAGAAATGTTTGCAGCATACTATGAGGAAATGTACAAGAATTTATTTGATGGAGTATCACTACTAACACCATCAATCCATCCTGGAACAAGGATTTCCTCTTACCCAGTAGTAGGTACAATTCTTTCACATGGATATCTACTTGCTGGCTGCTTGCCAGTGAGGATTGCATTCCCTGTGCTAGCAAAAATTTTGCTTCCTAGACATGGTGATATTCCTCCAGATATACTAATCGAAACATTCATTAAAAGCTTGAGTTGCTATGATGCTGACATCATTAGAAGAGCATTTAGCCTAAGTGAAAACAAGTTACCTTTCAGCCCAGATGTTGTGATGGGTCTCAGCAATATTATGAGTTATTATCACTGCAGAGAAATTCCTAAACCTGAATCCCTCAAGCAAGTACTTCAAATTGCTCAATGCGAGTATCAAACCAAGCCAACTGCTGCAATAGCAGCAATGAATTCAGGGATACCCTCAATACACAAACCATTTTGGGAAGAAATGACTTTAACTGAACTATACAATATATACAATTCGCTAAGTGCTTCACCTACAAAGATTCTTCAACTAATTGATGACAACTCTACAAGTAATCCTAAGGAGGAAAGAGTACTCTCCTATCTTCGGCAATATATCGGCAACATGCAGTCTGCTCAAGCACAGTGTTTTCTAAGGTTTGTGACTGGGAGCTCAGTTTGTTCAGCAGAGCCTATTATTGTACGATTTAAGCAAGTTAGAGGGCTTCAATGCCAGCCTGAAGCAAGCACCTTTGTCAGACTTAATTACATGTATTGATTTATCTTGTACTAGGTCGGTATACTTTTTTGTGTACACATGTGCATGTTTTATATGTGTAAACAGTTCTTTTGTTAATAATCATTAAAAGTCTTGTTAATATACTACAATACAACATTACGAAGGAAATGAAGTGTATTTTCATACAGGTCAATTCCAAAGTTATCTGATGACATGAGTGGGTTTATAGAGTTGCATAACCTTTGAAAATTTGTGTCATTTAATTGAAAGTTCAGTGCAGGTACTTCCACAGTACCAGGGTCATCCAGTGGTTCTGGACCTTCTTCATCTATTCCATAACTTTCATCTACAGGTGAAAAAAAGTCCATTGCAGTCAACCCAGAATGTTGCAGTAGCAATAGCCCTGCTGTAAATAGTTGATAAGGAGATTTATTATGCTGTGTTCGTATGGTGTGATGGTTCCACGCATCCATGAATTCACTTAGAGCCTTATTTATTCTTGGTACAAAAATGTAATGTAAAGCATATAAGTGTTGTTCATTTAATGGGTCCAGTAAACTGGTTTGCTCAAGGTAGTAAAACATCTGGTAATACAGCTTTGTTACACAGTGGTGCATATCTCGCCAGAGGCGCTCAATCCTCTGGTTATGCACCGATGACCCTGTTATCATGCTGTTTCGTTCTGCTCCTCTGTGCTCAATCATGTGTTGAGCAACCAACATGTTTTCTCAACCTTGGTCAGAACGTATTCTTGATGGTAGGTGGTATTGCTGAATGGCACCAATAAACAGTTCATACACTGTGGTTGCACGGTTATTAGTGGAAGTCTTTAGGTAGACAATTGTTCGACTGTAACCATCAATTCCCCCGTGGGTAACCATCCTCCAGCGTATAAGTTTATGGTGACCATCTAAAAAATCCATACAATAAGGTAAAATTGCTTTGGATTGGTTAGACCATTGTACTTATTTCATATGACCACTTGATTTTTAAAGCCATACACATTTACAGTGAATTTGAATTCTACAAAAACATACATGTTAGGTCAAAATGCCAAAAAATTTTCCCTGTTAACCAAAATCAGTTCACTGCCAATATGTACAGTGGCAAAACTACTCAAAACTGCTATCCCGGCATCTTCATATGCAGTAGGCACCTAAAATCTGTACCATTATTTCCTCGTATGAAAGCTGCAATACAGTAAACTCATTATAATATTGCTCTCTGTCATGTTTCACGTCATGTTCAACTGAGAAGCAAAGCAAAATTGTTTTATGACAGAAATAGTGAAAAGCTTTTAAAGTTCGTTTTCAAATCAGAATATACTCAGACATTTCTGGGTTGTAATGCTCTTTATTGATCGGTGAGTGTGGcctgagtgatatatatcacttctACCACgactgcttgggattttgctgatatatacacccgcagcccttgggctttgggtgtatatatcagaaaAATCCcatgcagccatggtataactattaagcATATACCTACCAATAAATATTCTGCAATAGAAATTAACTTTTAACAAGGTTGGTAACATGAACAGTAAAAATTAACAGTTATAGCTTCACAATAGGGTTGGATGGCAACTTGATATTATTGTAAACTGTTATATGCTAATGAGACAATATACTTATGAAGTTGAAATTTTGGTATATAATAAATATTGATATTACCATGGTGTGGGTACTAATGATTAACACAACAACCTATTTTTTTTGCCCTAACATATTAGTGATATTAATCTACAATAGTATAGATGACATCACTTGATACCACTGAACAGTAAGGTTGCAGAATTAAATCTACAGGCACATAACATTGAAAatatgagatactctaatagagcagtcaaacactaAATAACTGAGTGGGCTGATATATTTACTAATATCGTGATCCTAAATTTTAATGCCATCCATATACGTAACTCTGCATAACTAAAAGAGACTATACTACTAACTTACCAATATGCCAAAGGGAATTTGGCCCAGCAACACAGTATGGACGACGATTTGTTAATCCGCCAGGCCACCTTATGGCATTACTAAGTGGATCTCTTTGCCTTAAAACCTGCCATACTCTTTCCCTGGTAACGTGATATCCCATCGATCTAATTCTGCCAATAGTAAGCGATATACCAATATGAGGGGTAGATGACTTGATTTGCTCAATATAAAATTCTAGTTCTTCATCTGTGAGTTCTGAAGATGGATCTTCCAACATCCCAAAGTCTATACGTCTTCTGTGAATATAATAAAACATTTGTAGTAAACATGAacatacattaatttttaaaaaaaaatgcatACAGTAGGCATACATACACCCCAAGCGCAAGTTTCACAAGCAGAAATCACATAGCAATTTTACAAACATTGGCACTATGATGTGAATCATACATATTTTGCATTTAAACATGCTTGAATACATATTTAAATTtacaataatttataaatcatattgTTTGTGGAAAGTTTAAGTCCATCATAGCTATTAAAGCATTGTGAAATACAATACGAATGCCCTGCACATACCGAAACCCATGAGGCTATCACAACGCCTGAGGAgttagtgtttacaaatcagatattaAATGAACAGATTATTGTTTTGGCTGTTTGTAGAATAGTGGTACTACAAAATGAAAGACACCCATTTGTAGCACAGAGGGAGTTGTATACTGGCACATGTATTTTAGGCCTGGGTCCATGACCATTTGCAGAACCTTGGTTATCTGGACCGCAGTTATTCAGATTCCCGGTTCAGGTTaggtatattttaaaatgtgtgggtggaacaaattacagaacatgctttaaaccaagcaagGAATAAATAATTTCACCAATTGTGTTGTAGAAGTAATACAactatttgtacttgtttgttttactgcagaacaactgttcttgggtgtgtggtccacaacaGAGGGATGTTTTTCAAACAAAAACATgctgccaaaaaccagactaacagattaccgAAAATTTTGACATGAGTAACTATATTAATAAAAGTTAAAATATCACTTTAAGAGGACCTTGATATTTTAGTTGCTTAATTTTTtggagtgaaacaagctctttgaaggcttgtatctctgtcactgggaagaaatacACCAGAAATGAATTTAAAGTACAATATCACCATTCCCCAGAACTGCCCATAGAGCCaacagcttttgctgcatttggcagtggaaaaacatggtagtgacagctggagctgagtgATGTACTGGCTGGCTTACCtgtcttgctacaacaacttgtagtgttcAACCTGCCTCAAACTAAACTGTGGTGACATAAAAACATGAAGGGTTTTGTGTTTACTTTAAGGGTGCTAGCACCtttttgaagccacacaaatgctgttgtttttacctttgatacaggcaaaaagaaagctacaggaatctaaactactgcttcgaagattgacctaactttctactatacagagaccaaagtataagattgtaccttgttCCATTCACGCGCTATAGTCCCTCaaagttaacccatacatttttcttattccGAGATACTGGCTGCATGCACAGGCATCAAATTCGCTGTGAAGGTTCTTCAACAAACTTGTGGAAGCTTAGCACAGAGATCTGTCTTTgcacttcttctttcttgagttataaaacaaagagtGAGTGCCCACGAGCGAACTTTGACTTCCGGGCCTTGTAACTCCGTATtggatcacaacaattataattccatgcgCTAAAAGTTTacaaatttatcactgatggtccaccaaaagtttggtagagatccgactatcgtgtattccagaatatcgccttttataatgcagtgtagaacatgcgcacgccgaccagttattactacaaattccaataaaccacaaatgccaactttatcaaataacaagttataaatgaagttctaaacaaaagaaaagctcttgttccttttctttacacactgggacaccttcctGTTGCTTGTGGAGTCGCCAAGCCTGCTCTTCGATAGGTAACCTTGTAATGCACAGTCAGTGTCTTGTTATGTgtgataaatccagctggaacatcgtcactacctaagaacaggtgtacaatacaaatataacttaccagTGTACACTATCACTGGAGAAAATGCAGGAAGAACGTCTggctacaaatcagcttgtGTCTCTGCTTAGCAGTAACGTTCAGGCTAATTCACTCTATTGTCACTCTTGGACACCCAGACGATCATTTTCGTGATGGTTTTCAAACGGAACAGGCTGTTTCTTGGCCAATTCCTTTGGCGCAAAACACGGCCGCCTAACACGGATACTTTGAgtatgccaattatgatgtaacagctgcatgtggttatgtgggttgtcccttgaatggcttcaaaaacccGCTAGCACCCTTAAACCTTGCACACTGCTAGACTcagtagactggttttatgaCCTTCACAAAAAGTAtcaataggcattcaaaattttgaatggttGCCCGTGACTCGTAACCTTAACTGAACTACGGaaatcactgctctattagagaagtgactgctttattagggtagttgataatactgaattttaaaaaaatatgtTCTTTATGTAATTTtgaggttatttatacacagtttcagtgatacagacttttcagacttatggaccacccctggtcccaagggattcagataactgaggttccactgtatagtgtGTGGACACATCAAGCCATACACCACAACAGGAGCAGCAACCAACAAAAGTGATGTATGAAGCCAATGAAGCTACTAAGATCACCTCACTGCAAAAGCAGTGAAGGTGGAATATAAAGaagcaaatacatgtatattagGCACTAGCTTTTAAAGTACACCATGCAAACCCAATGAATTAGCCTAAGTACACAATTCCCATTGCAACTGCTTTTTACTCTCAACATAATGTGACTAATCATAACTTACCTTTTGCAAATAACATGGCTACCACATCAAAAAATTAACTACAGTTGTACATACATTCATGGTAGTCTCGCCCGGACTGAATTTCGAAAAAAAAAATGGGACTATTTATctatgtatatgcatatataggtcataaaTCTACACGGTGCACACCACTAACTCAGAAAGCCATCATGACATTGCTATGGATTTATACTAAAACTTTTGCAATAAGTGATGTAGACTTAATAAGAACACATGTGAAATTCCTATGAATATGCCATGACTAAAATAGAACTACATAGTTAATCTTGGGACATGAATGACAGTACATTTCATAGGCACCAAGTCACAACAAAAATTTGCATTGACCACTTCATAGAATTTACATAGGCCAACAGTTTCTTCATGAGGTCATGCCTGTgtagtagtggaaacatattGTAACAGTAACAGTTTTTTCATGGGTTATTACAGTCATAGCTACATAAGTAGTAGTAGAAACAATGCTTTAATGATGCTGATATCTGGCCAATTAGCATAGCTATATCCAGCTGCTTGTGTAGTTGTGCCTATAAACTAATAATAGGAACAATGTCAACGATATCATT from Dysidea avara chromosome 2, odDysAvar1.4, whole genome shotgun sequence includes these protein-coding regions:
- the LOC136246317 gene encoding uncharacterized protein, with amino-acid sequence MEEVITGWSTYFGLIVQLLEEAERHYGSANQQYAHHIVERFEVAIETCSSLKRMIDTHRIFQNHSESLTDLLICLRSIRGEWADYQDQIETNEHFTEYAHQVPTTHSGTRGRPRFNISKEQLEYLFSLSFTTREVASLLGVSRTTVYRRRIDFGMLEDPSSELTDEELEFYIEQIKSSTPHIGISLTIGRIRSMGYHVTRERVWQVLRQRDPLSNAIRWPGGLTNRRPYCVAGPNSLWHIDGHHKLIRWRMVTHGGIDGYSRTIVYLKTSTNNRATTVYELFIGAIQQYHLPSRIRSDQG